From the Panthera leo isolate Ple1 chromosome C1, P.leo_Ple1_pat1.1, whole genome shotgun sequence genome, one window contains:
- the LOC122226937 gene encoding LOW QUALITY PROTEIN: SIN3-HDAC complex-associated factor-like (The sequence of the model RefSeq protein was modified relative to this genomic sequence to represent the inferred CDS: deleted 1 base in 1 codon), with protein sequence MFGFHKPKMYRSIEGCCICRAKSSSSRFTDSKRYEKDFQSCFGLHETGSGDICNACVLLVKRWTKLPAGSKKNWNHVVGARAGPSLKTTLKPKKVKTLPGNMIKSNQISKLQKEFKHHNSDAHSTTSSASPAQSPCYSNQSDNGSDTEMASGSNRTPVFSFLDLTYWKRQKICCGIIYKGRFGEVLIDTHLFKPCCNNKKAAAEKLEEQGPEPLPISTQQW encoded by the exons ATGTTTGGTTTTCACAAGCCAAAGATGTACCGAAGTATAGAGGGCTGCTGTATTTGCAGAGCTAAGTCCTCCAGTTCTCGATTCACTGACAGTAAACGCTATGAAAAGGACTTCCAGAGCTGTTTTGGGTTGCATGAGACTGGTTCAGGAGACATCTGTAATGCCTGTGTCCTGCTTGTGAAAAGATGGACGAAATTGCCAGCAGGatca aaaaaaaactggaatcaTGTGGTAGGTGCAAGGGCAGGACCCAGTCTGAAGACAACATTGaaaccaaagaaagtgaaaactttACCTGGAAACATGATAAAAAGCAACCAAATCAGTAAACTACAGAAGGAATTCAAACATCACAATTCTGATGCTCACAGTACCACCTCAAGTGCCTCCCCAGCTCAGTCTCCTTGTTATAGTAACCAGTCAGATAATGGCTCAGATACAGAGATGGCTTCTGGCTCTAACAGAACgccagttttttcctttttagatctCACAtactggaaaagacagaaaatatgttGTGGGATTATCTATAAAGGCCGTTTTGGAGAAGTTCTCATTGACACACATCTATTCAAGCCTTGCTGCAACAATAAGAAAGCAGCTGCTGAGAAGCTGGAGGAGCAGGGGCCAGAGCCTCTGCCCATCTCCACTCAGCAGTGGTGA